Proteins found in one Geomonas subterranea genomic segment:
- a CDS encoding DUF1847 domain-containing protein produces MEKEYAEVTCASCSAVWQKKGTTNCWSGDPATAPARPGNCPADGHAAVVKETAELMKGESEDAKMAFVAARVEGLCYQPIPGSDAVNARWTRVEDTIAFAKLMGYQRIGIATCIGLLDECERLVAILKAQGFTPFSVCCKAGSIDKKELGLAESDKVRPGTFEPACNPIAQAEICNGLDTDMNMIVGLCVGHDMLFNKYSKAPVTTLVVKDRVTGHNPAAVLYGQNFYYKRLQKGPLVIK; encoded by the coding sequence ATGGAAAAGGAATACGCCGAAGTAACCTGTGCGAGCTGCAGCGCCGTCTGGCAGAAGAAAGGGACCACCAACTGCTGGAGCGGCGACCCGGCCACGGCGCCCGCGAGACCCGGGAACTGTCCGGCGGACGGGCACGCCGCCGTGGTAAAGGAAACGGCGGAACTGATGAAAGGGGAGAGCGAGGACGCCAAGATGGCTTTCGTGGCGGCCCGCGTGGAGGGGCTTTGCTACCAGCCCATCCCCGGCAGCGACGCGGTCAACGCGCGCTGGACCCGGGTCGAAGACACCATCGCCTTCGCCAAGCTCATGGGATACCAGAGGATCGGTATCGCCACCTGTATCGGCCTTCTCGACGAGTGCGAGCGGCTGGTCGCCATCCTGAAGGCCCAGGGGTTCACACCCTTCAGCGTCTGCTGCAAGGCCGGAAGCATCGACAAGAAGGAGTTGGGGCTCGCAGAGAGCGACAAGGTCCGGCCGGGAACCTTCGAGCCTGCATGCAATCCCATCGCGCAGGCGGAGATCTGCAACGGTCTCGACACCGACATGAACATGATCGTCGGCCTGTGCGTCGGCCACGACATGCTCTTCAACAAGTACTCCAAGGCCCCGGTGACCACGCTGGTGGTGAAAGACCGCGTCACCGGCCACAACCCCGCCGCCGTACTCTACGGCCAAAACTTCTACTATAAGAGGCTGCAGAAGGGGCCTTTGGTCATAAAATGA
- a CDS encoding DUF2288 domain-containing protein, translating into MTETREELATKVDIADWLSLRAHLERGGVVVVDPLLELAEVGAALAVDDVQKVQRWLSSALLTKPSGEQIQKWDAEKGKIFNCLIISPYVLIQEPAL; encoded by the coding sequence ATGACCGAAACCAGGGAGGAACTGGCCACCAAGGTGGATATCGCCGACTGGCTCTCGCTCAGGGCGCACCTCGAGCGGGGCGGCGTTGTCGTGGTGGACCCGCTGCTGGAGCTGGCCGAGGTGGGGGCGGCGCTCGCGGTGGATGACGTGCAGAAGGTGCAGCGCTGGCTTTCCTCTGCCCTGTTGACCAAGCCGAGCGGCGAGCAGATACAGAAGTGGGACGCCGAGAAGGGGAAGATCTTCAACTGCCTGATCATCTCTCCCTACGTGTTGATCCAGGAACCAGCCCTGTAA
- a CDS encoding YceH family protein codes for MDVTLNAIEVRVLGSLIEKELTTPEYYPLSLNALVNACNQKSNRDPVTNLDEAEVTAALDSLRFKQFALLSGAGGRVSKYRHALVEKFRFTPAELAILCELMLRGPQTVGELRTRGERMHSFADLAEVEAVLQDLMERTPPLVTRLPVQPGRKEPRYCQLLSGEPDLAELAAAPEGTRGGADSKRIAELEQEVAGLREEVAALRQTIADFKKSFE; via the coding sequence ATGGATGTGACGCTTAACGCCATCGAAGTGAGAGTGCTTGGTTCGCTCATCGAGAAGGAGCTTACCACGCCTGAGTATTACCCCCTTTCCCTCAACGCGCTGGTGAACGCCTGCAACCAGAAATCGAACCGCGACCCGGTCACGAACCTGGACGAGGCCGAGGTGACCGCCGCCCTCGACAGCCTGCGCTTCAAGCAGTTCGCCCTTCTCTCGGGTGCCGGCGGCAGGGTGTCCAAGTACCGTCACGCACTGGTGGAGAAGTTCCGGTTCACCCCCGCGGAGCTCGCGATTCTGTGCGAGCTGATGCTGCGCGGCCCTCAGACCGTGGGGGAGCTGCGGACCCGCGGAGAGCGGATGCACAGCTTCGCCGACCTTGCCGAGGTCGAGGCGGTGCTGCAAGACCTGATGGAGAGGACGCCTCCGCTGGTGACACGTCTGCCGGTTCAGCCCGGGCGCAAGGAGCCGCGTTACTGCCAGCTCCTGTCGGGGGAGCCGGATCTCGCAGAATTGGCGGCTGCGCCGGAAGGCACGAGGGGTGGCGCGGACAGCAAACGGATCGCGGAGCTCGAGCAGGAGGTTGCCGGCCTGCGCGAGGAGGTTGCGGCCCTGCGCCAGACCATCGCCGATTTCAAGAAATCTTTCGAATAG
- a CDS encoding FKBP-type peptidyl-prolyl cis-trans isomerase — protein sequence MAIAKQGDKVRINFTGTLEDGTIFDTTLKDTGCCDDDDCGCGDDGCDDDSCGCGGETGPMEITIGNEDFFPQIEAALVGMAPGEKKTVVIPAEDAFGEYDEDEVFAISREQLTGDIVPEVGMELELTGDDDEPVDVVVVEVNETSIVVDANHPLAGEDISYEVELVEIL from the coding sequence ATGGCAATTGCAAAGCAAGGCGACAAAGTACGTATCAACTTCACCGGCACCCTCGAGGACGGCACCATCTTTGACACCACCCTCAAGGATACCGGTTGCTGCGATGACGACGATTGCGGCTGCGGCGATGACGGCTGCGATGACGACAGCTGCGGCTGCGGCGGCGAAACCGGTCCGATGGAAATCACCATCGGCAACGAAGACTTCTTCCCCCAGATCGAAGCGGCCCTGGTAGGCATGGCGCCGGGCGAGAAGAAGACCGTGGTGATCCCGGCCGAGGACGCCTTTGGCGAATACGATGAGGACGAGGTGTTCGCCATCAGCCGCGAGCAGCTGACCGGCGACATCGTTCCGGAAGTCGGCATGGAGCTCGAACTGACCGGCGACGACGACGAGCCCGTCGACGTGGTCGTGGTCGAGGTCAACGAGACCTCCATCGTGGTCGACGCCAACCATCCGCTGGCCGGCGAAGACATCAGCTACGAAGTCGAGCTGGTGGAGATCCTCTAG
- a CDS encoding tRNA dihydrouridine synthase → MQTSEAFIPAGYPQSKHVLPWNPGEKPIMLAPMQGLTNRALRELFTTWVRPDVVWTEFMRVNSQSEKKLLMPGDVRECAAEENGVPLVVQLIGHGRDALVAAARTAQKAGAIHINLNMGCPYGRMTSGLTGGGMLKRPELLEEIIPALREEIRGSFSVKIRAGYDDPRQIFTLLPLFERAKVDFLVLHPRTVRQAYDGFADHAVTAEVIKETSIPVIANGDIRNAASGLGILEQTGAAGLMLGRGGIGEPMLFERLRGRAAANPDVTERRAMLHRYLSDLLPLYGKLFCGDMQVLGKIKGVVSNVEDHELERELKQLKRAKNLHSFRAAVEDLVP, encoded by the coding sequence ATGCAAACGTCAGAAGCATTCATTCCCGCCGGCTATCCGCAATCCAAGCACGTGCTCCCCTGGAACCCCGGGGAGAAGCCGATCATGCTCGCCCCCATGCAGGGGCTCACCAACCGCGCGCTGCGTGAGCTGTTCACCACCTGGGTGCGCCCGGACGTCGTGTGGACCGAGTTCATGCGGGTCAATTCCCAGTCGGAGAAGAAGCTACTGATGCCGGGGGACGTGCGCGAGTGCGCCGCCGAGGAGAACGGGGTGCCGCTGGTGGTCCAGCTGATCGGGCACGGCAGGGACGCCCTGGTTGCAGCGGCGAGGACGGCCCAAAAGGCGGGCGCGATCCACATCAACCTGAACATGGGCTGCCCCTACGGCCGCATGACCAGCGGGCTTACCGGCGGCGGGATGCTGAAGCGCCCGGAACTGCTGGAAGAGATCATACCGGCGCTGCGCGAGGAGATCCGCGGCTCCTTCTCGGTCAAGATCCGCGCCGGCTACGACGACCCGCGGCAGATCTTCACGCTCTTGCCGCTCTTCGAGCGGGCGAAGGTCGACTTCCTGGTGCTGCACCCGCGCACGGTGCGCCAGGCCTACGACGGCTTCGCCGACCACGCGGTGACAGCCGAGGTGATCAAAGAGACCTCCATTCCCGTCATCGCCAACGGCGACATCAGGAACGCCGCCTCTGGCCTTGGGATCCTGGAACAAACGGGTGCGGCGGGGCTCATGCTTGGCCGGGGCGGGATCGGGGAGCCGATGCTTTTCGAGCGGCTGCGCGGCCGCGCCGCCGCGAACCCTGACGTGACCGAGAGACGCGCCATGCTGCACCGCTACCTCAGCGACCTGCTCCCCCTTTACGGGAAACTCTTCTGCGGCGACATGCAGGTACTGGGGAAGATCAAAGGTGTCGTTTCCAACGTGGAGGACCACGAGTTGGAGCGCGAGCTGAAGCAGTTGAAGCGCGCCAAGAACCTGCACTCCTTCCGCGCCGCCGTGGAAGACCTGGTCCCCTAG
- a CDS encoding MFS transporter, whose translation MIDARQRRQRWLIFFILSLIYILVYFYRVSLAVVAKDVSHDLNLTPAQLGSLSSILFYVYAAAQVPLGPMIDRLGSRLVISGCGVLTAIGGILFSQAGTMGQALVARILIGIGTASVLMATFSLFSHWFTKQEFGRVSGLMVAVGNMGNLAGTAPLALAVAWIGWRNSFLTIGVMQALATVLVFLLVRDRPAAAPEMEEGEPAPAKMGMLEAWKRITTNRDFWLLAGLAFAWYGCYLAVQGLWGGPYLMEVRKLSREETGRMLMFTSIGFICGSLVIDTIARKILHSYKKTFLWGQVLLLILMVGFQGTIDQFPLWLLGTYFFCLGLAVSSGVMIYPINRSMFPVSIVGTALTSINLFVLLGAASVQQIMGMVIDAVGKTTPEATVQAFHSAFLVPVGIQAVAAALFFFARDYWEKSG comes from the coding sequence ATGATCGATGCACGTCAGCGCCGTCAGCGCTGGTTAATCTTTTTCATCCTGTCCCTGATCTACATCCTGGTTTACTTCTACCGCGTTTCCCTTGCCGTGGTCGCCAAGGACGTCTCCCACGACCTGAACCTCACCCCGGCGCAACTCGGTTCGCTCTCCAGCATCCTTTTCTACGTCTACGCGGCGGCGCAGGTCCCGCTGGGGCCGATGATCGACCGGCTGGGAAGCCGCCTGGTGATCAGCGGCTGCGGGGTGCTGACCGCCATCGGGGGGATCCTCTTCTCGCAGGCCGGCACCATGGGGCAGGCACTCGTCGCCCGCATCCTCATCGGGATCGGGACCGCCTCCGTATTGATGGCGACCTTCAGCCTCTTCAGCCACTGGTTCACCAAGCAGGAGTTCGGCAGGGTCTCCGGCCTCATGGTCGCGGTGGGAAACATGGGGAATCTGGCCGGCACGGCCCCGCTCGCCCTGGCGGTCGCCTGGATCGGCTGGCGCAACTCGTTCCTCACCATCGGTGTGATGCAGGCCCTGGCCACGGTGCTCGTCTTTTTGCTGGTGCGGGACCGTCCGGCGGCTGCTCCGGAAATGGAGGAAGGCGAACCGGCGCCGGCGAAGATGGGGATGCTGGAGGCGTGGAAGCGGATCACCACCAACCGGGACTTCTGGCTCCTGGCGGGACTCGCCTTCGCCTGGTACGGCTGCTACCTGGCCGTGCAGGGACTATGGGGGGGGCCGTACCTGATGGAGGTGCGCAAGCTGTCGCGCGAGGAGACCGGGCGCATGCTGATGTTCACCTCGATAGGCTTCATCTGCGGCAGCCTCGTCATCGACACCATCGCGCGGAAGATCCTTCATTCCTACAAAAAGACCTTTCTCTGGGGGCAGGTCCTGCTGCTGATCCTGATGGTCGGCTTCCAGGGGACTATCGACCAGTTCCCCCTGTGGCTTCTGGGCACGTACTTCTTCTGCCTGGGGCTTGCCGTGTCGAGCGGCGTCATGATCTACCCCATCAACCGCTCCATGTTCCCGGTATCCATCGTCGGTACGGCGCTCACCTCGATCAACCTCTTCGTGCTTTTGGGAGCCGCCTCGGTGCAGCAGATCATGGGGATGGTGATCGACGCGGTGGGGAAGACCACGCCGGAGGCGACGGTACAGGCGTTCCATTCCGCCTTCCTGGTTCCGGTGGGAATCCAGGCCGTGGCGGCGGCGCTGTTTTTCTTCGCCAGGGATTACTGGGAGAAAAGCGGGTAA
- a CDS encoding GMP reductase, which produces MFLESDIKLGFSDVLIRPKRSNLKSRAQVDLQRHFRFLHSKYDWSGIPVIAANMDTTGTFEVADRLAEHGMLTALHKHYSVAEWDAWLTNHNQGDDIYNRIMVSTGTSDSDYEKFSAIIANHPKLQFICIDVANGYAESFVEFVQKVRDTFPDKTIVAGNVVTGEMVEELLLSGADIVKVGIGPGSVCTTRVKAGVGYPQLSAVIECADAAHGLGGRIVSDGGCTCPGDVAKAFGGGADFVMLGGMLAGHDESGGQIVERGGRQFKLFYGMSSTTAMDKHSGGVAHYRASEGKTVEVPYRGPIDETVRDILGGVRSACTYVGAAALKELTKRTTFIRVQEQENRIFG; this is translated from the coding sequence ATGTTCCTGGAAAGCGACATCAAACTGGGATTCAGCGACGTATTGATCCGCCCCAAGAGATCCAACCTGAAGAGCAGGGCCCAGGTCGACCTGCAGCGGCACTTCAGGTTCCTGCACAGCAAGTACGATTGGAGCGGCATCCCGGTGATCGCCGCCAACATGGACACCACCGGCACCTTCGAGGTGGCGGACCGGCTGGCCGAGCACGGCATGCTGACCGCGCTGCACAAGCACTACAGCGTGGCGGAGTGGGACGCCTGGCTCACCAACCACAACCAGGGCGACGACATCTACAACCGCATCATGGTCAGCACCGGCACCTCCGACAGCGACTACGAGAAATTCTCCGCCATCATCGCCAACCATCCCAAACTGCAATTCATCTGCATCGACGTCGCCAACGGCTACGCTGAGAGCTTCGTCGAATTCGTGCAGAAGGTGAGGGACACCTTCCCGGACAAGACCATCGTCGCGGGAAACGTGGTCACGGGTGAGATGGTCGAGGAGTTGCTCCTTTCCGGCGCGGATATCGTCAAGGTAGGGATCGGCCCCGGCTCGGTCTGCACCACACGCGTCAAGGCCGGGGTCGGCTATCCGCAGCTCTCCGCGGTGATCGAGTGCGCCGACGCCGCGCACGGGCTAGGTGGAAGGATCGTTTCCGACGGTGGCTGCACCTGCCCGGGTGACGTCGCCAAGGCCTTCGGCGGCGGCGCCGACTTCGTCATGCTGGGGGGGATGCTCGCCGGCCACGACGAGAGCGGCGGTCAAATCGTGGAACGCGGCGGGCGGCAGTTCAAGCTCTTCTACGGTATGAGTTCGACGACGGCCATGGACAAGCACTCCGGAGGCGTGGCGCATTACCGGGCCTCGGAGGGAAAAACGGTGGAAGTCCCTTACCGCGGCCCGATTGACGAGACGGTGCGCGATATACTCGGGGGCGTCCGTTCCGCGTGCACCTACGTGGGCGCGGCGGCGCTCAAGGAGTTGACCAAGCGCACCACCTTCATCAGGGTGCAGGAACAGGAGAACAGGATCTTCGGGTAG
- a CDS encoding MalY/PatB family protein has translation MTQKKSGFDEIIDRRGTASEKWDKYRDRDIIPLWVADMDFRSPPAIIQALHERVEHGVFGYTAPPEGLAQAVIDSLEAEFGWQIRKEWITWLPGLVTGLNVSCRAVGKAGDDVITFTPVYPPFMSAPPLSGRNAINVPLVCAAGRWGVDLDALEAAVTPRTRQLLLCSPHNPVGRVWTHEELTALGEFAARHDLVICSDEIHAGLVLEPGVRHIPIASLSPEYSRRTITLMAPSKTYNVPGLGCSFAVISDDALRRAFRKAMGRIVPHVNLLGYTAAEAAYRHGEEWRQELLEYLRGNRDLVERELTALGLYVARVEATYLSWIDVRATGIADPVRFFEDAGVGLSGGSDFGLHGYVRLNFGCRRELLKEALRRMKVAVEGLSGK, from the coding sequence ATGACGCAAAAGAAGTCCGGTTTCGACGAGATCATCGACCGGCGCGGGACCGCGAGCGAAAAGTGGGACAAGTACCGCGACCGCGACATCATACCTTTGTGGGTGGCCGACATGGATTTCCGCTCGCCCCCCGCCATCATACAGGCGCTGCACGAGCGGGTGGAGCACGGGGTATTTGGCTACACGGCGCCGCCGGAGGGGCTGGCGCAGGCGGTAATCGACTCGCTGGAGGCGGAATTCGGCTGGCAGATCCGCAAGGAGTGGATCACCTGGCTGCCGGGGCTCGTAACCGGGCTCAACGTGAGCTGCCGCGCGGTGGGGAAGGCGGGCGACGACGTCATCACCTTCACCCCGGTCTACCCGCCCTTCATGTCAGCCCCCCCTCTCTCCGGCCGCAACGCGATCAACGTGCCGCTTGTCTGTGCGGCCGGCCGGTGGGGTGTGGACCTGGACGCGCTGGAGGCAGCGGTGACTCCGAGGACGAGACAGCTCCTCTTGTGCAGCCCGCACAACCCGGTAGGGAGGGTCTGGACGCATGAGGAGCTGACGGCGCTGGGGGAGTTCGCGGCGCGGCATGACCTGGTGATCTGCAGTGACGAGATCCACGCGGGGCTGGTCCTGGAGCCGGGCGTGCGGCACATCCCGATCGCGTCCCTCTCCCCGGAATACAGCCGGCGCACCATCACGCTGATGGCGCCCAGCAAGACTTATAATGTGCCGGGGCTTGGCTGCTCGTTCGCCGTCATTTCCGACGACGCGCTGCGCCGTGCCTTCAGGAAAGCGATGGGGCGCATCGTGCCGCACGTCAATCTCTTGGGGTACACCGCCGCCGAGGCGGCATACAGACATGGCGAGGAATGGCGCCAGGAACTTCTGGAGTACCTGCGTGGCAACCGGGACTTGGTGGAACGGGAATTGACGGCACTCGGGCTTTACGTGGCGCGGGTCGAAGCAACTTACCTTTCCTGGATCGATGTGCGTGCGACCGGGATCGCCGACCCGGTCCGCTTCTTCGAGGATGCCGGGGTAGGCCTTTCAGGTGGGAGCGATTTCGGTCTTCACGGCTACGTGAGGCTCAACTTCGGCTGCCGCCGGGAACTGTTGAAGGAGGCGCTCAGGCGCATGAAGGTGGCAGTGGAGGGGTTGTCCGGGAAGTGA
- the ovoA gene encoding 5-histidylcysteine sulfoxide synthase, translated as MDLKKTHSVVLNEGDPEQKRAEILDYFKATFTIDELLYDTLKDDGAFYLRADRLRHPLIFYFGHTASFFVNKLIIARVIEKRIDPRLEAMFAVGVDEMSWDDLNEAHYDWPTRGEVKAYRDQVLELVTGLIETLPLTLPITWESPFWAIIMGIEHERIHLETSSVLIRQLPIDRVRRHEFWEVCRDAGVAPENELVPVAGGQVVLGKEEGHPLYGWDNEYGHHEAQLQPFAASKYLVSNREFLSFVEAGGYREERWWSEEGWSWRNFKDAGHPLFWVERPHGWGLRTMVEVIDLPWNWPVEVNQLEAKAFCNWLADRTGKRIRLPSEDEWYRMHDLAGVRDPQEWREAPGNINLAYWASSCPVDRFRFGQLFDVIGNVWQWTETPIYAFHGFRIHPWYDDFSTPTFDTRHNLIKGGSWISTGNEATRESRYAFRRHFFQHAGFRYVESDNPVQLHEDPYETDALAAQYCDAHYGPEHFGVPNFAKACADICLEVTSGRARGHALDLGCALGRGSFELARGFDRVTGIDFSSRFFRLAARMQEEGYLRYALPEEGEIVSYHELSLEELGLAALRDRVQFYQGDACNLPDKFAGYDLVLAANILDRLYSPRRFLTSIRGRINPGGLLVLVSPYTWVEEYTKKEEWLGGYREAGEPVWTLDALKAELSPHFRMLGEPRDVPFVIRETRRKFQHGISELTVWELT; from the coding sequence ATGGATCTCAAAAAGACTCATAGCGTCGTACTGAACGAAGGGGACCCGGAACAGAAACGCGCCGAGATACTGGATTACTTCAAAGCGACGTTCACGATAGACGAACTGCTCTATGACACGCTGAAGGACGATGGCGCCTTCTACCTGAGGGCGGACCGGCTTCGTCATCCGCTTATCTTCTACTTCGGGCACACCGCCTCGTTCTTCGTCAACAAGCTGATAATCGCCCGGGTCATCGAAAAGCGTATCGACCCGCGCCTGGAGGCGATGTTCGCCGTGGGCGTGGACGAGATGTCCTGGGACGACCTGAACGAGGCCCACTACGACTGGCCCACCCGCGGGGAGGTCAAGGCCTACCGGGACCAGGTGCTCGAGCTGGTTACCGGCCTGATCGAGACCCTGCCGCTCACCCTTCCCATCACCTGGGAGAGCCCCTTCTGGGCCATCATTATGGGAATCGAGCACGAGCGGATCCACCTGGAAACCTCATCCGTGCTGATCCGCCAGCTCCCCATCGACCGGGTACGCCGTCACGAGTTCTGGGAGGTCTGCCGCGATGCGGGGGTGGCCCCGGAGAACGAGCTGGTTCCCGTTGCCGGGGGGCAGGTGGTGCTGGGCAAGGAAGAGGGGCATCCCCTCTACGGGTGGGACAACGAGTACGGCCACCACGAGGCGCAGTTGCAGCCGTTCGCCGCGTCGAAGTACCTGGTCTCCAACCGTGAATTCCTCTCCTTCGTGGAGGCGGGGGGGTACCGGGAGGAGCGCTGGTGGAGCGAGGAGGGGTGGAGCTGGCGCAACTTCAAAGATGCCGGTCACCCGCTGTTCTGGGTCGAGCGCCCACACGGCTGGGGGCTGCGCACCATGGTCGAGGTGATCGATCTCCCGTGGAACTGGCCGGTGGAGGTGAATCAACTCGAAGCGAAGGCGTTTTGCAATTGGCTGGCGGACCGGACAGGAAAACGGATCCGCCTTCCCAGCGAGGACGAGTGGTACCGGATGCACGACCTGGCCGGTGTCCGTGACCCGCAGGAGTGGCGCGAGGCTCCCGGCAACATCAACCTCGCCTACTGGGCTTCGTCCTGCCCGGTAGACCGTTTCCGGTTCGGGCAGCTCTTCGATGTCATCGGCAACGTCTGGCAGTGGACCGAAACCCCGATCTACGCCTTCCACGGGTTCCGCATCCATCCCTGGTACGACGACTTCTCGACGCCGACCTTCGACACGCGCCACAACCTGATCAAGGGGGGCTCCTGGATCTCGACGGGTAACGAGGCGACCCGCGAGTCGCGCTACGCCTTCCGGCGCCACTTCTTCCAGCACGCGGGCTTCCGCTACGTTGAGAGCGACAACCCGGTGCAACTGCACGAGGACCCGTACGAAACAGACGCGTTGGCGGCGCAGTACTGCGATGCCCATTACGGACCGGAGCATTTCGGGGTCCCCAACTTCGCCAAGGCTTGCGCGGACATATGTTTGGAGGTAACATCCGGGCGCGCCAGGGGACATGCCCTCGATCTTGGCTGCGCCCTGGGACGGGGGAGTTTCGAGCTGGCGCGGGGCTTCGACAGGGTGACGGGAATCGACTTCTCCAGCAGGTTCTTCCGGCTGGCGGCTCGGATGCAGGAGGAAGGATACCTGCGCTACGCCCTTCCCGAAGAGGGGGAGATCGTCTCCTACCATGAGCTGAGCCTGGAGGAGCTGGGGCTTGCCGCCCTGCGGGACCGGGTGCAGTTCTACCAGGGGGACGCCTGCAACCTGCCGGACAAGTTCGCCGGCTACGACCTGGTGCTCGCCGCCAACATCCTGGACCGGCTTTACTCGCCGCGCCGCTTCCTTACGTCCATCCGCGGCCGGATCAACCCGGGCGGGCTTCTGGTGCTGGTTTCCCCCTATACCTGGGTCGAGGAGTACACCAAGAAAGAGGAGTGGCTGGGAGGGTATCGGGAGGCGGGCGAGCCGGTCTGGACACTGGACGCTTTGAAGGCCGAGCTGTCGCCGCATTTCCGTATGCTGGGCGAGCCGCGCGACGTCCCGTTCGTGATACGGGAGACGCGTCGCAAGTTCCAGCACGGCATTTCCGAACTGACCGTATGGGAGCTTACATGA